A single genomic interval of Rosistilla ulvae harbors:
- a CDS encoding MBL fold metallo-hydrolase: MKRSWIPVGELQLLPVSGGRLWIDGGSMFGMVPRMMWQRFAEPDSQHRVLVETNCFVVRTPTSLGIIESGYGGKAAAKIRQRMSMEDGMPLVRNLAEHGIVPDQIDWVILSHLHFDHVGGCVARDASGRLEPVFRRARHIVQQTEWADATGDIPELVGSYFADDTIPLADAGLVERVDGTAEIVPGVTVTLTGGHTRGHQSIALQSGEASAIFAGDICPTAAHLPTFWTLSYDQFPLTVRRLKASLFDNVIQHDRLLLFSHDPVTPAVRLTRSAEGQVVGHAVG; encoded by the coding sequence ATGAAACGTTCGTGGATTCCCGTTGGAGAGCTACAATTATTGCCGGTCAGCGGCGGGCGATTGTGGATCGATGGTGGAAGCATGTTTGGCATGGTGCCGCGGATGATGTGGCAGCGGTTTGCCGAGCCCGACTCGCAACACCGGGTGCTGGTGGAAACGAACTGCTTCGTCGTGCGGACGCCGACTTCGCTGGGTATCATCGAAAGCGGATATGGGGGCAAGGCGGCGGCGAAGATTCGTCAGCGGATGAGCATGGAGGATGGGATGCCGCTGGTGCGGAATCTCGCCGAACATGGCATCGTGCCCGACCAAATCGATTGGGTGATCCTCTCGCACCTGCATTTCGATCATGTCGGCGGCTGTGTCGCTCGCGATGCCAGCGGTCGATTGGAGCCAGTCTTTCGCCGCGCCCGACATATCGTCCAGCAGACCGAATGGGCCGACGCGACGGGGGACATTCCCGAATTGGTTGGTTCGTATTTCGCCGACGACACTATCCCTTTAGCCGATGCTGGGTTGGTCGAACGGGTCGACGGCACGGCGGAGATCGTTCCCGGCGTGACGGTCACGCTGACCGGAGGTCATACGCGCGGGCATCAATCGATCGCGCTGCAATCGGGAGAAGCGTCGGCGATCTTCGCGGGAGATATCTGTCCGACGGCGGCTCATCTGCCGACCTTTTGGACACTTTCGTACGATCAGTTTCCGTTGACGGTTCGGCGGCTGAAAGCGAGCTTGTTCGATAACGTCATCCAGCACGATCGATTGCTGTTGTTTTCGCACGACCCGGTCACTCCAGCCGTCCGGTTAACGCGGTCCGCCGAAGGACAGGTTGTTGGGCACGCAGTCGGTTAG
- a CDS encoding thiolase family protein, protein MSTAYILSACRTPIGRFQGDFASIAAPELAAVAIREAIRRTGLLATEFDEVILGHVLSAGVGQAPARQAALRVGLPTTVAACTVNKVCGSGLKAVMLADQAIRAGDAKLVVAGGMENMSRSGWLLQRGQRVLGDQQLTDGMQHDGLTCAMTGDSMGTIADHLATLANVSREAQDRFALQSHRRAIEAIDDGAFAEEIVPVAVTSKSGTAEISCDSGPRRETTLEQLAELRPVFGNSGTVTAGNASMISDGAAVVVLADSSVVRRSGIRPLCRIVATATSGGAPEDLFTAPVAAIREVVRKAGHSLQDIDLFEINEAFAVQMIACIDQLDIPSCRVNIHGGAIALGHPIGASGTRVLVTLLGAMQRHGKRLGVAALCLGGGNAVAMLVDREI, encoded by the coding sequence ATGTCGACAGCTTACATTTTGTCGGCGTGTCGCACGCCAATTGGTCGTTTTCAAGGAGACTTTGCTTCGATCGCGGCTCCCGAGTTGGCAGCGGTCGCGATTCGCGAAGCGATCCGGCGAACGGGATTGTTGGCCACAGAGTTCGACGAAGTGATTCTCGGACACGTTTTGTCGGCGGGCGTTGGGCAAGCACCGGCGCGTCAGGCGGCGCTGCGAGTGGGGCTGCCCACGACGGTTGCCGCTTGCACTGTTAATAAAGTCTGCGGGTCGGGCCTTAAAGCGGTGATGCTGGCCGACCAAGCGATCCGGGCCGGCGATGCGAAGCTCGTCGTCGCGGGAGGGATGGAGAACATGAGTCGCAGCGGTTGGCTGTTGCAACGTGGGCAGCGGGTGTTGGGAGATCAACAGTTGACCGACGGGATGCAGCACGATGGTTTGACGTGCGCTATGACAGGCGATTCGATGGGGACGATCGCCGACCATTTGGCCACTCTCGCCAACGTCTCCCGCGAGGCGCAAGACCGCTTTGCTTTGCAGAGTCATCGTCGCGCGATCGAGGCGATCGATGATGGTGCCTTTGCAGAGGAGATCGTTCCGGTTGCGGTGACGTCCAAATCGGGCACGGCAGAAATTTCATGCGACTCCGGTCCGCGGCGCGAGACGACGTTGGAGCAGCTGGCGGAACTGAGGCCGGTGTTCGGCAACAGCGGAACCGTGACTGCCGGGAACGCTTCGATGATCAGCGACGGCGCAGCGGTGGTTGTGCTGGCAGATTCCTCGGTCGTGCGGCGCAGCGGCATTCGACCGTTGTGCCGGATCGTGGCGACAGCGACTTCTGGAGGTGCTCCCGAAGATCTCTTTACCGCGCCGGTCGCTGCGATTCGGGAAGTTGTTCGCAAGGCGGGACATTCGCTACAGGACATCGATCTGTTCGAGATCAATGAAGCTTTTGCCGTGCAGATGATTGCCTGTATCGATCAGCTTGACATTCCTTCCTGCCGTGTCAACATTCACGGCGGAGCGATCGCGTTGGGGCATCCGATCGGTGCAAGCGGCACGCGGGTGCTTGTGACATTGTTGGGGGCGATGCAGCGTCACGGGAAACGACTGGGCGTTGCAGCGCTCTGCTTGGGAGGGGGCAACGCGGTGGCGATGCTTGTCGACCGAGAGATTTGA
- a CDS encoding AMP-binding protein, which translates to MSTAQLPVAPPTPWVDGLTIGQVLRETARQYPDADAFVFCGPDVRVSWSELDREVDLVARALLALGFVPGDHFGVWATNVPEWVLLQFATARIGVVLVNINPSYRAGELKFVLQQADVRGLALIDHYKTTHFQETLLEAAPDLAPSTPGHLHSQTFPRLRWIVEMRGRQPSFGLSWNDLMSGAVSVPQACVDEVAERLDPNRAINIQFTSGTTGHPKGATLSHRNVLLNAFYAGQSQRLGPDDRVCLPVPLYHCFGCVLGTMCCIVHGSAMIFPSECFHAGETLAAIEAQRCTAIYGVPTMFIAQLENPVFSKHDLSSLRTGIMAGSPCPIELMRRVTQDMGASEITIGYGQTEASPLITQTRTDDPIELRVGTVGRTLPGFEAKIVDPDTGAELGDGQQGEFCGRGHGVMIGYYHQPDKTAAAIDRDGWLHTGDLGMRQPNGYYRITGRLNDMIIRGGENIYPREIEERLYEHPAVEDVQIVGVPDHRFGEEILAWIKFKRDQQATETELRDFCRLSLAHFKVPRYWKFVDAFPTTVTGKIQKFKIREQAIEELGLQDEANIETA; encoded by the coding sequence ATGAGTACTGCTCAATTGCCAGTTGCTCCGCCGACACCGTGGGTCGACGGGCTAACGATCGGACAAGTGTTGCGAGAAACCGCGAGGCAATACCCGGATGCCGACGCGTTTGTCTTCTGCGGGCCGGACGTCCGGGTCAGCTGGTCCGAATTGGACCGGGAGGTCGATCTAGTCGCCCGCGCCCTGCTGGCACTGGGCTTTGTCCCCGGCGACCACTTCGGAGTCTGGGCGACCAACGTTCCCGAGTGGGTTCTGCTGCAGTTCGCCACCGCTCGAATTGGCGTCGTGTTGGTCAACATCAATCCATCCTACCGGGCGGGCGAACTGAAATTTGTGCTCCAACAAGCCGATGTCCGCGGCTTGGCGTTGATCGATCATTATAAGACGACTCATTTTCAGGAAACGCTGCTCGAGGCCGCTCCCGATCTCGCCCCATCGACGCCCGGACATCTGCACAGCCAAACGTTCCCGCGTCTGCGGTGGATCGTCGAAATGCGCGGTCGCCAACCATCGTTTGGATTGTCGTGGAACGATCTCATGTCGGGTGCCGTCTCGGTCCCGCAAGCCTGTGTCGACGAAGTTGCCGAGCGTTTGGATCCGAACCGTGCGATCAACATCCAGTTCACTTCGGGCACGACCGGGCATCCCAAAGGGGCGACGCTGTCGCATCGAAACGTACTGCTTAACGCCTTCTACGCCGGCCAATCGCAGCGGTTGGGCCCCGACGACCGCGTCTGCCTGCCAGTGCCGCTGTACCATTGTTTCGGATGTGTCCTAGGGACGATGTGCTGCATCGTGCACGGATCGGCAATGATCTTTCCGTCGGAGTGTTTTCATGCCGGAGAGACGTTGGCGGCGATCGAGGCGCAGCGTTGCACAGCGATCTATGGCGTGCCGACGATGTTTATAGCTCAACTGGAAAATCCAGTATTCTCCAAACACGATCTCTCTTCGTTGCGGACCGGGATCATGGCGGGCAGCCCCTGTCCGATCGAACTGATGCGGCGCGTCACGCAGGACATGGGAGCCAGCGAGATCACGATCGGATACGGTCAAACCGAAGCCTCGCCGTTGATCACGCAAACTCGAACCGACGACCCGATCGAATTGCGAGTCGGCACGGTCGGGCGGACACTGCCAGGATTTGAGGCCAAGATAGTCGATCCCGATACCGGCGCCGAACTTGGCGATGGGCAACAGGGCGAATTCTGTGGCCGCGGCCACGGAGTGATGATCGGTTATTACCACCAGCCCGACAAAACCGCCGCCGCGATCGATCGCGATGGCTGGCTGCACACCGGCGATCTCGGCATGCGACAACCCAATGGCTACTACCGAATCACCGGCCGTTTAAACGACATGATCATTCGCGGCGGCGAAAACATCTATCCCCGCGAGATCGAAGAGCGGCTGTACGAACACCCGGCGGTGGAAGACGTGCAAATCGTCGGCGTTCCCGACCACCGCTTCGGCGAAGAGATCCTCGCCTGGATCAAGTTCAAACGCGACCAACAGGCAACCGAAACGGAGCTCCGCGATTTTTGTCGCCTCAGCCTGGCTCATTTCAAAGTCCCGCGGTACTGGAAGTTTGTCGATGCGTTCCCGACCACGGTCACCGGCAAGATCCAGAAGTTTAAGATCCGCGAACAAGCGATCGAGGAACTGGGCCTGCAAGACGAAGCGAATATCGAAACCGCATAG
- a CDS encoding type II toxin-antitoxin system RelE/ParE family toxin, with product MTISKQLWTTLHGTNRWLLEILKTCEMLANQPGVGEDRQGFGVAGCRSYSVGQYVVFFRAREDGIEVSRVIHGSRDMTNL from the coding sequence ATGACGATCTCGAAGCAATTGTGGACTACATTGCACGGGACAAACCGATGGCTGTTGGAGATTCTTAAGACGTGTGAAATGCTTGCGAACCAACCGGGTGTAGGAGAGGATCGCCAAGGTTTCGGTGTTGCAGGGTGCCGGTCTTATAGCGTTGGGCAGTATGTTGTGTTCTTCCGTGCGAGGGAGGATGGCATCGAGGTCTCGCGGGTGATTCACGGAAGCCGCGACATGACGAATCTCTAG
- a CDS encoding ribbon-helix-helix domain-containing protein, with protein MSTGIPQDMVPFVQRMVAGRRFLSEQDVVAEGLRLLQARETLRDEVAKGFASLDAGEGVPADQVYTRAEKRIAEIERGER; from the coding sequence ATGAGTACAGGCATTCCACAAGACATGGTGCCATTCGTTCAGCGGATGGTTGCTGGGCGTCGGTTTTTGAGTGAACAAGATGTGGTTGCCGAAGGCTTGCGTCTGCTTCAGGCTCGCGAGACCCTTCGTGACGAAGTTGCCAAGGGGTTTGCAAGTCTTGATGCGGGCGAAGGGGTGCCAGCGGATCAAGTGTATACAAGAGCTGAGAAACGAATCGCGGAAATCGAACGCGGAGAGCGCTAG
- a CDS encoding addiction module protein, whose amino-acid sequence MTVEQVINDLAALPPSDQLRIVQAIWDQLPRDVGTELSEAQQAELNRRWSEYQTDPSSALTEDEFREQIREARGR is encoded by the coding sequence ATGACCGTAGAACAAGTGATCAACGACCTAGCAGCTTTGCCGCCAAGCGACCAACTTCGAATCGTACAGGCGATTTGGGACCAATTGCCCCGCGATGTGGGGACGGAATTATCCGAAGCCCAACAAGCGGAGCTAAATCGTCGCTGGTCGGAATACCAAACAGATCCTTCGTCCGCTTTGACAGAAGACGAATTTCGCGAGCAAATTCGCGAGGCACGCGGGCGATGA
- a CDS encoding type II toxin-antitoxin system RelE/ParE family toxin — MNAKLTRDTLADLLRGIEWFDKISLGLGDQFELEFFRALERVKKAPNLFPPNQTGYRPCRLKRFTAVLYFRIADNLIVVVGLFTSGENESVLQHRG; from the coding sequence ATGAACGCGAAGCTCACCCGCGACACGCTGGCGGATTTGCTGCGAGGCATTGAATGGTTCGACAAGATATCGCTCGGATTGGGGGATCAATTTGAATTGGAGTTCTTCCGAGCACTTGAGCGCGTCAAGAAAGCTCCAAACTTGTTCCCACCGAATCAAACCGGTTACCGACCTTGTCGGCTGAAGCGATTTACCGCGGTACTTTACTTTCGAATTGCCGACAATCTGATCGTCGTCGTTGGGCTGTTTACGAGTGGCGAAAACGAATCCGTCCTTCAGCATCGCGGATAA